The following is a genomic window from Rhodoferax sp. PAMC 29310.
TTTCTCGGGTGGCAAAGATTCGTTGGTGATGTTGAAGTGCGCTGAAAAAGCGTTTGGCATTGGCAACATCCCCTACCCCTTGCTGATGATCGACACCGGCCACAACTTCCATGAAGTGACCGATTTCCGCGACTCCCGCGCCAAAGAGCTGGGCGCCGAACTGATTGTGCGCAGCGTGGAAGACTCCATGGCCCGCGGCACCGTTCGCCTGGCTCACCCCGGCGAGTCCCGCAATGTGCACCAGTCGGTCACGCTGCTGGAGTCGATTGACGAGTTCCGTTTTGACGCCTTGATCGGTGGCGCCCGCCGTGACGAGGAAAAGGCCCGCGCCAAGGAGCGCATCTTCTCCCACCGCGACAGGTTCGGCCAGTGGCAGCCCAAAGCGCAGCGCCCGGAGTTGTGGACGCTGTTCAACACCCGGTTGCAGCCCGGCGAGCACTTCCGCGTGTTCCCGATCAGCAACTGGACCGAGCTGGACGTGTGGCAGTACATTGCCCGCGAAAAAATTGAGCTGCCGTCGCTCTACTACACCCACAAGCGCGACGTGGTGGAGCGCAAAGGCCTGCTGGTGCCCATCACCGAACTGACGCCCGCCAAAGAAGGCGAAACCGTGGAGTCACGCGATGTGCGCTTCCGCACTGTGGGCGATATCACTTGCACTTGCCCGGTGGCCAGCGTGGCGGCCAACGCCGACGACATCGTGATTGAAACACTGGGGGTGGAGGTCAGCGAACGCGGTGCCACCCGCATGGACGACAAAACCTCAGAGGCTTCGATGGAGAAGCGCAAGAAAGACGGATACTTCTAATGAACGCTACTACTTCGATAGCTGCTCCCGCAACAGTAGCTAGCTCTACAGCACCAAAAGACACTCAATCTGCACTCAAATTCATCACCTGCGGCTCCGTCGATGACGGCAAGAGCACGCTGATTGGCCGCCTGCTGGTGGACAGCCGCGCGGTCTTGCAAGACCAACTGGCCAACGTCTCCAAGACCGGTGAGGTCGATTTGGCCCAATTCACCGACGGCTTGAGCGCTGAGCGCGAGCAAGGCATCACCATTGACGTGGCCTACCGCTACTTCAACACGGCTGAGCGCAAGTTCATCATTGGCGACGCGCCCGGCCACGAGCAATACACCCGCAACATGGTCACGGCCGCCTCCAGCGCCGACGCGGCTGTGGTGCTGGTGGACGCCACCAAACTGAAGTGGCAAACCAATGCGCTGGAGTTGCTGCCGCAAACGCGCCGCCACTCTTTGCTGGTCAACATGCTGCGTGTGCCTTCCATCGTGTTCGCCGTCAACAAGCTGGATGCGTTGGAAGACGCCTCCAAGCCGGAAACGCTGGGCCAGGCCGCCGTGGCGTTTGACAACATCAGCCATGCGCTGGAGGCGTTTGCCAAAGCCGCCAACATCCCGGTGACCGCCATTGTTCCGATTTCGGCGCTGAAAGGCCACAACGTGGTCGAGCCCGCCGAAGGCTGGTGTGGCTACCAGGGCGCCAGCTTGCTGGATATTTTGGAGCAATTGCCCGCGACGCCGGCCGAGACGGAAACGCCCTTCGCCTTCCCGGTGCAGTGGGTCGAAAAATTCTCGTCATCCAGCGACACCTCGCAGGGTCGGCGTGTGTTCTGGGGCCGTGTGGCCACCGGCGTGGCACGCGTGGGCCAAACCATCTCCGTGCTGCCCAGTGGCCAAACGGCTGTCATTGCCCAAGTGCTGGGCCATACCCGCAAGCCTGGCGACGTGATTGCCGGACACAGCGCGGGTGTGGTGCTGGACCGCGAAGTCGACGTGTCGCGCGGCGACTGGTTGCTGGCAGTGGAGCCTAAAGCGGCTGATGCCGACGAGTTTGATACGGCCCCCGGCATCTTCAGCCCCCATCGCGAACTGAAAGCCACGGTGGCCTGGATGGACGATGAGCCATTGGTTGCCGGCCGCGTGTACTGGGCCCTGCACGGCCACCGCTGGATCAAAGCCAAAATCAAGCGCATCGTGCACAAGCTCGACGTCAACACATTGGCCGAAGAAGACGCCTCGCAGTTGGATGCGAACGCCATCGGCCACGTGGAGTTGACCTTGCAGGAAGCCATTGCCACCGTTCCCTACAGCCGCTCACGGGTGCTGGGATCGTTGATTCTGGTCGACACCGCATCGCACAAAACCGCCGGCGCTGTCTTGATCAACTGATCAATCGCAAGGTACCCCGCCGCCTGTGAAGGCCAATCTGAACCCCATGGATCAGGAAACCCAATAAAATAGAGGGTTTCCCCCATACGCCAAAAAATAAAATGACTCATACCGTCACCGAAGCCTGTATCAAATGCAAGTACACCGACTGCGTCGATGTCTGCCCCGTGGACTGCTTCCGCGAAGGCCCTAACTTCCTGACCATCGACCCCGACGAGTGCATTGACTGCGCCGTGTGCATTCCCGAGTGCCCCGTGAACGCCATTTATGCGGAAGAAGATGTGCCCGCCGACCAGCAGCACATGACCAAACTCAATGCTGAGTTGGCCCTCTTGCCCACCTGGAAGAGCATCACCAAGCGCAAGGCGCCGCTGGACACCGCTGAAGAGTGGAAAGACAAAACGGGCAAGTTGCCCCAGCTTGAGCGCTGAGTACTGCCCCTCGCATGGATGCCCAACTGTCACCCGAGGTGATTGACACCACGCTCGCGCACGACGGCCCCATTGAAACTGACGCCGTCATCATCGGCGCCGGTCCCGTGGGTTTGTTCCAGGTGTTCGAGTTGGGCCTGCTGGAAGTCAAAGTCCATGTCATCGACTCGCTGGCCTATGCGGGCGGCCAATGTATTGAGTTGTACCCCGACAAGCCGATTTACGACATTCCTGCTGTGCCCGTATGCACTGGCAGAGAGTTGACTGACAGACTGCTCAAGCAAATTGAGCCCTTCGGAGCCACGTTCCACTTCAGCCAGGGAGTCTCCACGGTTCAAAAGCAGGACGATGGGCGTTTCTTCGTTGAAACATCCATAGGCGTCCGGTTTCTAACCAAAACCATCTTCATTGCCGCTGGTGTAGGCGCCTTTCAGCCTCGCACCTTGAAGGTGGAGGGCCTGCCCGCCTTTGAAAATACACAAGTCTTTTACAACGTCAAAAATCCTGAAGACTTTGCCGGGAAAAACCTGGTGATTGTGGGCGGCGGTGACTCGGCGCTGGACTGGGCGTTGGAATTCGTCAAAGACACGCCGCACAAAGCCGAAAGCGTCATCCTGATTCACCGCCGAGACGCCTTTCAGGCGGCACCGGCCAACATCGCCAAGATGCGGGCGCTGTGTGAGGCTCAAGAGATGCAATTCATGGTCGGCCAGGTCACAGGTTACGAAGAAGCAGACGGACGCCTTACTGGGGCGAAAGTCACCGGGGTTGACGCCGTGACCCGGGTTGTGCCATTGGATATGCTGCTGGTCTTTTTTGGCCTGAGCCCAAAACTCGGGCCGATTGCCGACTGGGGCCTGGACATTGAACGCAAGCAACTCAAAGTGGACACCGAGAAATTTTCAACCAGTGTTCCCGGCATCTTTGCGGTGGGAGACATCAATGTGTATCCCGGCAAGAAGAAGCTGATTCTGTGCGGCTTTCATGAGTGTGCTTTGGCGGCTTTTGGCGCCATGCCCATCATCGTGCCCGAGAAGAAAGTCTTTTTGCTGTACACCACCACCAGTCCCAAGCTGCACAAAGTATTGGGCGTCGAATCGCCCGT
Proteins encoded in this region:
- the cysD gene encoding sulfate adenylyltransferase subunit CysD; its protein translation is MNARTGSEQLQAMSHDHRPDHLSNAHLDALEEETIFILREVAAAFERPTLLFSGGKDSLVMLKCAEKAFGIGNIPYPLLMIDTGHNFHEVTDFRDSRAKELGAELIVRSVEDSMARGTVRLAHPGESRNVHQSVTLLESIDEFRFDALIGGARRDEEKARAKERIFSHRDRFGQWQPKAQRPELWTLFNTRLQPGEHFRVFPISNWTELDVWQYIAREKIELPSLYYTHKRDVVERKGLLVPITELTPAKEGETVESRDVRFRTVGDITCTCPVASVAANADDIVIETLGVEVSERGATRMDDKTSEASMEKRKKDGYF
- a CDS encoding sulfate adenylyltransferase subunit 1 translates to MNATTSIAAPATVASSTAPKDTQSALKFITCGSVDDGKSTLIGRLLVDSRAVLQDQLANVSKTGEVDLAQFTDGLSAEREQGITIDVAYRYFNTAERKFIIGDAPGHEQYTRNMVTAASSADAAVVLVDATKLKWQTNALELLPQTRRHSLLVNMLRVPSIVFAVNKLDALEDASKPETLGQAAVAFDNISHALEAFAKAANIPVTAIVPISALKGHNVVEPAEGWCGYQGASLLDILEQLPATPAETETPFAFPVQWVEKFSSSSDTSQGRRVFWGRVATGVARVGQTISVLPSGQTAVIAQVLGHTRKPGDVIAGHSAGVVLDREVDVSRGDWLLAVEPKAADADEFDTAPGIFSPHRELKATVAWMDDEPLVAGRVYWALHGHRWIKAKIKRIVHKLDVNTLAEEDASQLDANAIGHVELTLQEAIATVPYSRSRVLGSLILVDTASHKTAGAVLIN
- the fdxA gene encoding ferredoxin FdxA; the encoded protein is MTHTVTEACIKCKYTDCVDVCPVDCFREGPNFLTIDPDECIDCAVCIPECPVNAIYAEEDVPADQQHMTKLNAELALLPTWKSITKRKAPLDTAEEWKDKTGKLPQLER
- a CDS encoding NAD(P)/FAD-dependent oxidoreductase, which encodes MDAQLSPEVIDTTLAHDGPIETDAVIIGAGPVGLFQVFELGLLEVKVHVIDSLAYAGGQCIELYPDKPIYDIPAVPVCTGRELTDRLLKQIEPFGATFHFSQGVSTVQKQDDGRFFVETSIGVRFLTKTIFIAAGVGAFQPRTLKVEGLPAFENTQVFYNVKNPEDFAGKNLVIVGGGDSALDWALEFVKDTPHKAESVILIHRRDAFQAAPANIAKMRALCEAQEMQFMVGQVTGYEEADGRLTGAKVTGVDAVTRVVPLDMLLVFFGLSPKLGPIADWGLDIERKQLKVDTEKFSTSVPGIFAVGDINVYPGKKKLILCGFHECALAAFGAMPIIVPEKKVFLLYTTTSPKLHKVLGVESPVFD